A window of Synechococcus sp. MU1643 contains these coding sequences:
- the tkt gene encoding transketolase, which translates to MVAAPASLDTLCINSIRMLAVDAINKSNSGHPGLPMGCAPMGYALWDKFLKHNPKNPKWFNRDRFVLSAGHGCMLLYALLHLTGYDSVTIEDIKQFRQWGSKTPGHPETFETPGVEVTTGPLGAGISNAVGLAIAESHLAAKFNKADATVVDHYTYVVMGDGCNQEGVSSEAASLAGHLKLGKLIALYDDNSITIDGRTDVSFTEDVLKRYEAYGWHVQHVAEGNTDVDAIAKAIEAAKAVTDKPSIIKVTTTIGYGSPNKADTAGVHGAALGEEEAALTRQQLGWDYAPFEIPQDAYDQFRKAIDRGASLEAEWNQTLATYRTKYPSEAAEFERMLRGELPEGWDKDLPTYTPEDGGLATRKHSQICLGALGPNLPELIGGSADLTHSNYTDIKGETGSYQASSPEKRYLHFGVREHAMAAILNGIAYHNSGLIPYGGTFLVFADYMRGSMRLSALSMLGVIYVLTHDSIGVGEDGPTHQPIETIPSLRAMPGMLVFRPGDGNETSGAYKVAIQNRNRPSSLCLSRQGMANQANSSIDKVALGGYVLEDCAGTPDLILIGTGTELDLCVQAAKRLTAEGKKVRVVSMPCVELFDEQTDAYKEEVLPNAVRKRMVVEAAESFGWHRFIGLDGDSVTMNRFGASAPGGTCLKEFGFTVENVVAKAKALLG; encoded by the coding sequence ATGGTCGCTGCGCCCGCGTCACTCGACACGCTCTGCATCAACAGCATTCGGATGCTGGCTGTCGACGCCATCAACAAGTCCAACAGCGGCCACCCCGGCCTGCCGATGGGCTGCGCACCCATGGGTTATGCCCTCTGGGACAAGTTCCTCAAGCACAACCCCAAGAATCCCAAGTGGTTCAACCGCGATCGCTTCGTGCTGTCGGCTGGCCACGGCTGCATGCTGCTCTACGCACTGCTGCACCTCACCGGTTACGACTCGGTGACGATCGAGGACATCAAGCAGTTCCGTCAGTGGGGCTCCAAGACTCCCGGTCACCCCGAAACCTTTGAAACCCCGGGTGTTGAAGTGACCACCGGCCCTCTGGGTGCCGGCATTTCCAACGCTGTGGGCCTGGCCATCGCTGAATCGCACCTTGCGGCCAAGTTCAACAAGGCTGACGCCACCGTGGTGGATCACTACACCTATGTGGTGATGGGCGACGGCTGTAACCAAGAGGGTGTCTCTTCCGAAGCTGCCTCCCTGGCTGGCCACCTGAAGCTGGGCAAGCTGATTGCTCTGTATGACGACAACAGCATCACTATTGACGGACGCACCGATGTGTCCTTCACCGAGGACGTGCTGAAGCGCTACGAGGCCTATGGCTGGCACGTGCAACACGTGGCCGAAGGCAACACCGATGTGGATGCGATCGCCAAGGCGATCGAAGCCGCCAAGGCCGTCACCGACAAGCCGTCGATCATCAAAGTGACCACCACCATCGGCTACGGCTCCCCCAACAAGGCCGATACCGCTGGTGTTCACGGTGCAGCTCTTGGCGAAGAGGAAGCCGCTCTGACCCGCCAGCAGCTGGGTTGGGACTACGCCCCCTTCGAAATCCCCCAGGACGCCTACGACCAGTTCCGCAAAGCAATCGACCGCGGCGCCAGCCTCGAAGCCGAGTGGAACCAGACCTTGGCCACTTACCGCACCAAGTACCCCTCCGAAGCCGCCGAATTCGAGCGGATGCTGCGCGGTGAGCTGCCCGAGGGCTGGGACAAGGACCTGCCCACATACACCCCGGAAGACGGTGGCCTGGCCACCCGTAAGCACTCCCAGATCTGCCTGGGCGCACTGGGCCCAAACCTGCCCGAACTGATCGGCGGCTCCGCCGACCTCACCCACTCCAATTACACGGACATCAAGGGCGAGACAGGCTCCTATCAGGCCAGCAGCCCTGAGAAGCGCTACCTGCACTTCGGTGTGCGCGAACACGCCATGGCGGCCATCCTCAACGGCATCGCATATCACAACAGTGGCCTGATCCCCTATGGCGGCACCTTCCTGGTGTTTGCCGACTACATGCGCGGCTCCATGCGCCTGTCAGCCCTGAGCATGCTGGGTGTGATCTACGTACTCACCCATGACTCCATCGGCGTCGGCGAAGACGGCCCCACTCACCAGCCGATCGAAACCATCCCATCGCTCCGCGCCATGCCAGGGATGTTGGTGTTCCGCCCTGGCGACGGGAACGAGACGAGCGGTGCTTACAAGGTGGCCATCCAAAACCGCAATCGCCCCAGCTCCCTCTGCCTCAGCCGCCAGGGCATGGCCAACCAAGCCAACTCCTCGATCGACAAGGTGGCCTTGGGCGGTTATGTCCTCGAAGACTGCGCCGGCACACCGGATCTGATCCTGATCGGCACCGGCACCGAACTGGACCTCTGCGTCCAGGCAGCCAAGCGACTCACCGCTGAAGGCAAGAAGGTGCGCGTGGTTTCCATGCCCTGCGTCGAACTGTTCGACGAACAGACCGACGCCTACAAGGAAGAGGTGCTCCCTAACGCCGTGCGCAAGCGCATGGTGGTGGAAGCTG
- the fabF gene encoding beta-ketoacyl-ACP synthase II: MVDGLHRVVITGLGAVTPIGNTVQDYWNGLTSGRNGVEAITLFDASEHACRFAAEVKDFDPSGFIEPKEAKRWDRFCKFGVVAAKQAVAHAGLEINDANADRIGTIIGSGVGGLLTMETQAHVLEGRGPGRVSPFTVPMMIPNMATGLAAIALGTKGPSSAVATACAAGSNAVGDAFRLLQLGKADAMVCGGAESAITPLGVAGFASAKALSFRNDDPATASRPFDKERDGFVIGEGAGVLVLETLEHAQARGAAILGEVVGYGMTCDAHHITSPTPGGVGGAEAMRLALSDGGIDPSEVDYVNAHGTSTPANDKNETSAIKSALGDRALQIPVSSTKSMTGHLLGGSGGIEAVACVLALQHGVVPPTINHTTPDPDCDLDVVPNTARDQTLGTVLSNSFGFGGHNVCLAFKRAS; the protein is encoded by the coding sequence ATGGTGGATGGTCTCCATCGCGTCGTCATCACCGGCCTCGGCGCGGTCACACCGATCGGCAACACGGTTCAGGACTACTGGAACGGCCTCACCTCCGGCAGGAACGGAGTTGAGGCCATCACTCTGTTCGATGCATCCGAGCACGCCTGTCGCTTTGCGGCGGAGGTGAAGGATTTCGATCCGTCCGGTTTCATCGAACCGAAGGAAGCCAAGCGCTGGGATCGGTTCTGCAAGTTCGGCGTGGTGGCTGCCAAACAAGCTGTGGCCCATGCCGGACTTGAGATCAACGACGCAAATGCGGATCGGATCGGCACGATCATCGGTTCCGGCGTCGGCGGTTTGCTGACGATGGAAACTCAAGCCCACGTGCTGGAGGGTCGCGGTCCGGGACGGGTGAGCCCGTTCACGGTGCCAATGATGATCCCCAACATGGCCACGGGTTTGGCGGCCATCGCTCTTGGCACCAAGGGGCCTAGCTCAGCAGTGGCCACCGCCTGCGCTGCCGGCTCCAATGCTGTTGGTGATGCCTTCCGGTTGCTGCAGCTGGGCAAGGCGGACGCGATGGTTTGCGGTGGCGCCGAATCGGCGATCACACCCCTAGGGGTTGCAGGCTTCGCCAGCGCCAAGGCCTTGTCGTTCCGCAATGACGATCCGGCCACGGCTAGTCGTCCGTTCGATAAGGAGCGGGATGGCTTCGTGATCGGGGAGGGTGCCGGCGTGCTGGTGCTTGAAACCCTCGAACACGCCCAAGCCCGTGGCGCCGCCATCCTCGGTGAAGTTGTGGGTTACGGCATGACCTGCGATGCCCACCACATCACTTCACCCACGCCAGGCGGCGTCGGTGGTGCCGAGGCGATGCGTTTGGCCCTGTCGGATGGCGGCATTGATCCTTCTGAAGTTGACTACGTCAACGCCCACGGCACCAGCACCCCGGCAAACGACAAGAACGAAACCTCGGCGATCAAGAGCGCCCTCGGCGACCGAGCGCTGCAGATTCCAGTGAGCTCCACCAAATCGATGACCGGTCACCTGCTGGGTGGCTCAGGCGGCATCGAGGCCGTGGCCTGTGTTCTGGCGCTACAACACGGCGTCGTGCCCCCCACGATCAACCACACCACCCCGGATCCCGACTGTGATCTGGATGTCGTGCCGAATACGGCGCGGGATCAGACACTTGGGACCGTCTTGTCCAACTCCTTCGGCTTCGGCGGCCACAACGTCTGCCTGGCTTTCAAACGCGCCAGCTGA
- the acpP gene encoding acyl carrier protein has translation MSQEAILEKVRSIVAEQLSVDSGEVKPESNFQNDLGADSLDTVELVMALEEAFDIEIPDEAAEGITTVGDAVKYIEDKQA, from the coding sequence ATGTCCCAGGAAGCGATTCTCGAAAAGGTGCGCTCGATCGTTGCGGAGCAACTGAGCGTTGACTCCGGCGAAGTGAAGCCCGAATCCAACTTCCAGAACGATCTGGGTGCTGATTCTCTGGACACCGTGGAACTCGTGATGGCCCTGGAAGAGGCCTTCGACATCGAGATTCCCGACGAAGCCGCTGAAGGCATCACCACAGTTGGGGACGCCGTCAAGTACATCGAAGACAAGCAGGCCTGA
- the psaC gene encoding photosystem I iron-sulfur center protein PsaC → MSHAVKIYDTCIGCTQCVRACPLDVLEMVPWDGCKAGQIASSPRTEDCVGCKRCETACPTDFLSIRVYLGDETTRSMGLAY, encoded by the coding sequence ATGTCCCACGCCGTCAAGATCTACGACACCTGCATCGGCTGCACCCAGTGTGTGCGTGCCTGCCCTCTCGACGTGCTTGAGATGGTCCCCTGGGACGGCTGCAAGGCCGGCCAGATTGCTTCATCCCCACGCACCGAAGATTGCGTCGGTTGCAAGCGTTGTGAAACGGCGTGCCCCACAGACTTCCTCAGCATCCGCGTTTACTTGGGAGACGAAACCACTCGCTCCATGGGTCTGGCTTACTGA
- the glmS gene encoding glutamine--fructose-6-phosphate transaminase (isomerizing), whose protein sequence is MCGIVALVGSREAAPQLLEGLRQLEYRGYDSAGIATVAAQGQLTCLRAKGKLRNLTACFDAEGAPGQCGIGHTRWATHGKPEERNAHPHRSSDGAVAVVQNGIIENHRALREQLEAAGVVFQSETDTEVIPHLLAAELQQLQAEAGIPGGGLLLEALQRVLPQLQGAYALAVIWDQAPGALVVARKAAPLLIGLGEGEFLCASDTPALAGFTRTILPMEDGEVALLSPLGVELYDAAGLRQQRMPTQLSGVDHVADKREFRHFMLKEIHEQPETAELWVTRHLPQGLPVEQPVALPLDDAFYEGIERIQILACGTSRHAALVGAYLLEQFAGIPTSVHYASEFRYSPPPLVPHTLTIGVTQSGETADTLAALAMESERRLAQGDPAFAPRQLGVTNRPESSLSRQVPHILDIGAGIEVGVAATKTFLGQLLAFYGLAMAFAARRGARPVAEIKALVDELRSLPQQLRHLVDLHDQRSEALAHRFADTQDVIFLGRGINYPIALEGALKLKEISYIHAEGYPAGEMKHGPIALLDSRVPVVSIAVPGVVFEKVLSNAQEAKARDAQLIGVAPQGPDTDLFDELLPVPSVSEWISPLLTVVPMQLLSYHIAAHRGLDVDQPRNLAKSVTVE, encoded by the coding sequence ATGTGCGGAATCGTTGCCCTGGTCGGCTCCCGCGAAGCGGCGCCTCAGCTTCTGGAGGGCCTGCGGCAGTTGGAGTACCGCGGTTATGACTCCGCTGGGATCGCCACGGTGGCCGCCCAGGGGCAGCTGACCTGCCTGCGGGCCAAGGGCAAGCTGCGCAACCTCACCGCTTGTTTTGACGCTGAAGGGGCTCCCGGCCAATGCGGCATCGGCCACACCCGCTGGGCCACCCACGGCAAGCCGGAAGAGCGCAATGCGCACCCGCACCGCAGCAGCGATGGCGCGGTGGCTGTGGTGCAGAACGGAATCATTGAGAACCACCGTGCCCTGCGGGAGCAGCTGGAAGCTGCAGGGGTGGTCTTCCAGTCGGAGACTGACACTGAGGTGATCCCTCACTTGCTGGCAGCGGAACTGCAGCAACTACAGGCCGAAGCTGGAATACCTGGGGGTGGCTTGTTGTTGGAGGCCCTGCAGCGGGTATTGCCCCAGCTGCAGGGGGCCTATGCCCTGGCGGTGATCTGGGATCAGGCGCCGGGGGCTTTGGTGGTGGCCCGCAAGGCGGCCCCTTTGTTGATCGGTTTGGGGGAGGGTGAATTCCTCTGTGCCAGCGACACACCGGCCTTGGCGGGCTTCACCCGCACGATCCTTCCCATGGAAGACGGAGAGGTGGCCCTGCTCTCACCTCTGGGGGTGGAGCTCTACGACGCTGCAGGCTTGCGGCAGCAACGCATGCCCACCCAGCTCAGCGGCGTAGACCACGTGGCGGACAAGCGTGAGTTCCGTCACTTCATGCTCAAGGAAATCCACGAGCAACCGGAGACGGCCGAGCTTTGGGTGACCCGTCATTTGCCCCAGGGATTGCCGGTTGAACAGCCCGTGGCACTGCCGCTGGACGATGCGTTTTACGAAGGGATCGAGCGGATTCAGATCCTGGCCTGTGGCACCAGCCGTCACGCCGCGCTGGTGGGGGCTTATTTGCTGGAGCAGTTCGCCGGGATTCCCACGTCGGTGCACTACGCCAGTGAATTTCGCTACTCCCCGCCCCCGCTGGTCCCCCACACCCTCACGATCGGGGTAACCCAGTCCGGTGAAACGGCAGACACCCTCGCTGCCCTGGCCATGGAGTCGGAGCGGCGTCTGGCCCAAGGGGATCCTGCCTTTGCGCCCCGCCAATTGGGGGTGACCAACCGACCGGAAAGCTCCCTGTCGCGCCAGGTGCCTCACATCCTCGATATAGGGGCCGGCATTGAGGTCGGGGTGGCTGCCACCAAAACCTTCCTCGGTCAGCTCTTGGCCTTCTATGGCCTGGCGATGGCCTTTGCCGCCCGGCGTGGCGCTCGTCCCGTGGCGGAGATCAAGGCACTGGTGGATGAACTCCGCAGCCTGCCGCAACAGTTGCGCCATTTGGTGGATCTACACGACCAGCGTTCCGAGGCACTGGCCCATCGTTTTGCCGACACCCAGGATGTGATTTTCCTGGGCCGGGGAATCAACTATCCCATCGCCTTGGAAGGCGCGTTGAAGCTCAAGGAGATCAGCTACATCCATGCCGAGGGCTACCCGGCCGGTGAGATGAAGCATGGTCCGATTGCCTTGCTTGATTCCCGCGTGCCGGTGGTGTCGATCGCCGTGCCCGGTGTGGTGTTTGAGAAGGTGCTCAGCAACGCTCAGGAAGCCAAGGCCCGCGATGCCCAGTTGATCGGTGTGGCGCCCCAGGGGCCCGACACTGACTTGTTTGATGAATTGCTGCCGGTACCTTCCGTGAGCGAATGGATCAGTCCTCTGCTCACCGTGGTGCCGATGCAGTTGCTGAGCTATCACATCGCAGCCCATCGCGGCCTGGATGTGGATCAACCCCGCAACCTGGCTAAGAGCGTCACGGTGGAGTGA
- a CDS encoding mannose-1-phosphate guanylyltransferase/mannose-6-phosphate isomerase, with protein MAATPLIPVILCGGTGTRLWPLSRASYPKQYWPLSGDGEATLVQQTQQRLNGLEALAAPLLLCNEDHRFIVAEQMRQIGVEPNAILLEPMGRNTAPAVTVAALQATANGDDPLLLVLAADHLIRDAAQFRQAIDAGRKPAEEGRLVTFGIVPTAPETGYGYIEASEPFSLGGPAHVPIKRFVEKPDQTTAEQFLATGRFTWNSGMFLFRASAMLAELERLAPEVVSCCRAALEQDTADLEFHRLEREAFAKCPNVAIDVAVMEKTELGSVLPLDAGWSDVGSWSALWETSEQRDAQGNVLQGHVIAEGSRDCYLRSEHRLVVGLGVENLVVVETDDAVLIADRSKAQEIKTVVNQLEEAGSPEGKAHRKIYRPWGHYTGVTEGTRWQVKRISVKPGASLSLQMHHHRAEHWVVVKGTALVERDGAEQLVGENQSTYIPMGCKHRLSNPGRIPVELIEVQSGEYLGEDDIVRFQDRYGRSDLSSSDLSMSAS; from the coding sequence ATGGCCGCCACACCGCTGATTCCTGTGATCCTTTGCGGAGGAACCGGCACACGGCTGTGGCCTCTATCGCGGGCGAGTTACCCCAAGCAGTACTGGCCGTTAAGTGGTGACGGCGAAGCGACGCTGGTGCAACAGACCCAGCAACGCCTCAATGGCCTGGAGGCCCTCGCGGCTCCGCTGTTGCTCTGCAATGAAGACCACCGCTTCATCGTGGCCGAGCAGATGCGCCAGATCGGTGTGGAGCCGAACGCGATCCTTCTGGAACCAATGGGCCGCAACACTGCCCCCGCCGTGACGGTGGCCGCACTACAAGCAACGGCCAACGGCGACGACCCGCTGCTGCTGGTGCTGGCGGCGGATCACCTGATCCGCGATGCCGCCCAATTCCGCCAGGCCATCGACGCCGGCCGCAAGCCCGCTGAAGAGGGGCGCCTGGTGACCTTCGGCATCGTGCCGACGGCCCCGGAAACCGGCTACGGCTACATCGAGGCCAGCGAACCCTTCTCCCTTGGAGGACCGGCGCATGTGCCGATCAAGCGCTTTGTGGAGAAGCCAGACCAGACCACTGCAGAGCAGTTCCTCGCCACCGGCCGCTTCACCTGGAACAGCGGCATGTTTCTATTCCGCGCCAGCGCCATGCTGGCGGAGCTGGAACGGCTGGCCCCGGAGGTGGTGAGCTGCTGCCGAGCAGCTTTAGAGCAGGACACGGCCGACCTGGAATTCCATCGACTGGAACGCGAGGCCTTTGCCAAGTGCCCCAACGTGGCCATTGATGTGGCCGTGATGGAAAAAACTGAGTTGGGCAGTGTGCTGCCGCTGGATGCGGGGTGGAGCGACGTAGGCAGCTGGAGTGCCCTCTGGGAAACCTCAGAGCAGCGGGATGCCCAGGGCAATGTGCTGCAGGGCCACGTAATCGCCGAAGGCAGCCGCGACTGCTACCTGCGCAGCGAACACCGTCTGGTGGTGGGGCTGGGGGTTGAAAACCTGGTGGTGGTGGAAACCGACGACGCCGTATTGATTGCGGATCGCTCGAAGGCCCAGGAGATCAAGACCGTGGTAAACCAGCTGGAGGAGGCCGGCAGCCCAGAGGGGAAGGCGCACCGCAAGATCTATCGCCCCTGGGGCCATTACACGGGTGTGACCGAGGGAACCCGCTGGCAGGTGAAACGGATCTCAGTGAAACCCGGCGCCAGCCTGTCGCTGCAGATGCACCACCACCGCGCCGAGCACTGGGTGGTGGTGAAGGGCACGGCCCTGGTTGAGCGCGATGGCGCAGAGCAGCTGGTGGGTGAAAACCAGAGCACCTACATCCCAATGGGCTGCAAACACCGGCTCTCCAACCCCGGTCGGATCCCGGTGGAACTGATCGAAGTGCAGAGCGGCGAGTACCTCGGTGAAGACGACATCGTGCGCTTCCAGGACCGCTACGGCCGCAGCGACCTCAGCAGTAGTGATCTCAGCATGAGTGCCAGCTGA
- the rimM gene encoding ribosome maturation factor RimM (Essential for efficient processing of 16S rRNA) yields the protein MAESDDWLSVGKVVGVQGLQGELRVNPASDFPERFTAPGPRWLRSRKGGDPTEIQLKKGRQLPGKSLFVVRFEGIDNRSAAEALVGQELLVSANDRPELEEGEFHLLDLMGLEARLTADGPAIGTVSDLISGGNDLLEITTTDGRKQLIPFVEAIVPEVQLEEGWLLLTPPPGLLEL from the coding sequence ATGGCGGAGAGCGACGACTGGCTCAGCGTCGGCAAGGTCGTGGGAGTCCAAGGGCTCCAAGGGGAGCTGCGAGTGAACCCCGCCAGTGATTTCCCCGAGCGTTTCACGGCGCCAGGGCCCCGCTGGCTACGCAGCCGCAAAGGTGGTGACCCCACGGAAATCCAGCTCAAAAAAGGCCGGCAACTGCCCGGCAAGTCGTTGTTTGTCGTGCGCTTCGAGGGAATCGACAACCGCAGCGCCGCCGAAGCCCTGGTGGGACAGGAACTGCTGGTGTCGGCGAACGATCGGCCCGAACTTGAAGAAGGTGAGTTTCACCTGCTCGATCTGATGGGGTTGGAGGCGCGGCTCACTGCCGATGGCCCAGCCATCGGCACGGTGAGCGACCTGATCAGTGGCGGCAACGATCTGCTGGAGATCACCACCACCGATGGCCGCAAGCAGCTGATCCCCTTTGTGGAAGCGATCGTGCCGGAGGTGCAGCTCGAAGAGGGCTGGCTGCTGCTCACGCCGCCACCGGGCCTGCTGGAGCTCTGA
- a CDS encoding NAD(P)H dehydrogenase subunit NdhS, whose amino-acid sequence MASATAPILPGSTVTVADATSIYNGYTGFVQRISGDRAAVLFEGGNWDKLVTLRLKDLQPA is encoded by the coding sequence ATGGCGTCTGCAACCGCTCCGATCCTTCCCGGCTCCACCGTGACCGTGGCCGATGCCACCTCGATCTACAACGGTTACACCGGCTTCGTGCAGAGGATCAGCGGCGACCGTGCGGCTGTTCTCTTCGAAGGCGGCAACTGGGACAAGTTGGTGACCCTGCGCTTGAAAGACCTACAGCCGGCCTGA
- the rnc gene encoding ribonuclease III: MDPSRAAELTNLIQRLDAGIPIEPKLLGLVDQALTHVSTGQARNLERLEFLGDAVLRLAATEFIDRHHANLAVGACSNLRAQLVSDRWLADVGATLAIEQHLLLGRHAQGDRSAQSRLRADATEALIGALYSALGDLEPVHRWLTPHWRATAQAVLATPHQFNGKTALQEWSQGQGLGLPEYATEECSQQHGDPERFLCRVSIQARELAKAKGRSRKEAEQYAAAAALQILEGNDAPQASQ, encoded by the coding sequence GTGGATCCATCCCGCGCCGCAGAACTCACCAACCTGATCCAGCGCCTCGATGCTGGAATCCCGATCGAACCGAAGCTGCTGGGCCTGGTGGATCAGGCCCTGACCCACGTGTCGACCGGCCAAGCCCGCAACCTGGAACGGCTGGAATTCCTTGGTGATGCAGTGCTGCGGCTCGCCGCCACCGAATTCATCGACCGCCACCACGCCAATCTCGCGGTGGGTGCCTGTTCCAACCTGCGGGCCCAGCTGGTCAGCGATCGATGGCTGGCGGACGTGGGTGCAACGCTTGCCATCGAACAGCACCTGCTGTTGGGGCGGCACGCCCAAGGGGATCGTTCCGCCCAATCCAGGCTGCGGGCCGATGCCACCGAGGCACTCATCGGAGCGTTGTACAGCGCCCTAGGAGATCTGGAGCCTGTTCACCGCTGGCTCACCCCCCACTGGCGTGCCACCGCCCAAGCGGTGCTGGCGACTCCCCATCAGTTCAACGGCAAAACCGCCCTGCAGGAGTGGAGCCAAGGCCAAGGGCTGGGACTACCCGAGTACGCCACGGAGGAATGCAGCCAGCAGCACGGAGACCCCGAACGCTTCCTCTGCCGGGTGAGCATTCAAGCCCGGGAGCTGGCAAAGGCCAAAGGCCGATCCCGCAAAGAGGCGGAGCAGTACGCCGCAGCTGCTGCCCTTCAGATCCTGGAGGGCAACGACGCGCCGCAGGCATCGCAGTGA